From Ictidomys tridecemlineatus isolate mIctTri1 chromosome 2, mIctTri1.hap1, whole genome shotgun sequence, the proteins below share one genomic window:
- the LOC101967496 gene encoding olfactory receptor 1M1, with the protein MEPWNQTSASEFILLGLSEKPEHETLLFSLFLCMYVVTVIGNLLIILAIGSDSHLHTPMYFFLANLSLVDFCLATNTVPKMLVNIQTRSKSISYPCCLTQMYFFHFFGIMDSVLIAVMAYDRFVAICHPLHYTTIMSPRLCGLLTGGPWVTSCFLSLTHILLMARLVFCGNNELPHYFCDLTPLLRLSCTDTWVNRIFVLIVAGMVIATPFVCILASYARIIVAILKVPSAGGRKKAFSTCSSHLSVVALFYGTTIGVYLCPSSVRTAVKEKASAVMYTAVTPMLNPFIYSLRNRDLKGALRKLINRKVSSSS; encoded by the coding sequence ATGGAACCATGGAACCAAACCAGTGCCTCTGAATTCATCCTCCTGGGACTTTCAGAGAAGCCAGAACATGAGactcttctcttttccctgtTCCTCTGCATGTACGTGGTCACCGTCATCGGGAACCTGTTGATCATCCTGGCCATCGGCTCCGATTCCCACCTCCACACGCCTATGTACTTCTTTCTGGCCAACCTTTCCTTGGTCGATTTCTGCCTGGCCACCAACACTGTCCCCAAGATGTTGGTGAACATCCAAACCAGGAGCAAGTCCATCTCTTATCCTTGCTGCCTGACCCAAATGTACTTTTTCCACTTCTTTGGTATCATGGATAGCGTCTTAATCGCCGTGATGGCCTATGATCGGTTcgtggccatctgtcacccctTACACTACACCACCATCATGAGCCCCCGCCTCTGTGGACTGCTCACTGGGGGTCCGTGGGTGACTTCCTGCTTCCTCTCCCTCACCCACATCCTCCTGATGGCCCGCCTTGTCTTCTGTGGCAACAATGAGCTGCCCCACTACTTCTGTGACCTCACTCCTCTTCTCCGGCTTTCTTGCACAGACACATGGGTGAACAGGATCTTCGTCCTCATTGTGGCCGGGATGGTGATAGCCACGCCCTTCGTCTGCATCCTGGCCTCCTATGCCCGCATCATTGTGGCCATCCTGAAGGTCCCCTCTGCGGGCGGAAGAAAGAAAGCCTTTTCCACCTGCAGTTCCCACCTCTCGGTGGTGGCCCTCTTCTATGGGACCACCATTGGGGTGTACCTGTGTCCCTCCTCTGTGCGCACAGCTGTGAAGGAGAAGGCTTCCGCTGTGATGTACACAGcggtcacccccatgctgaacccctttatctacagcctgaggaacagggacctgaagGGGGCCCTGAGGAAGCTCATCAACAGAAAGGTCAGCTCGTCTTCCTGA